A genomic region of Saccopteryx bilineata isolate mSacBil1 chromosome 1, mSacBil1_pri_phased_curated, whole genome shotgun sequence contains the following coding sequences:
- the LOC136325950 gene encoding solute carrier family 2, facilitated glucose transporter member 3: protein MGTQKVTASLIFAITIAAIGSFQFGYNTGVINAPETIIKDFINHTVGKTVGDPPEVLLTTLWSLSVAIFSVGGMIGSFSVGLFVNRFGRRNSMRIVNLLAIAGGSLMGFCKLAESVVMLILGRLVIGLFCGLSTGFVPMYIGEVSPTALRGAFGTLHQLGIVIGILVAQIFGLNVILGTYDLWPVLLGFTILPAVLQIAALPFCPESPRFLLINRKEEDNAKKILQRLWGTQDVTQEIQEMKDEGARMAQEKQVTVLELFRVRSYQQPILISIMLQLSQQLSGINAVFYYSTGIFKDAGVEKPVYATIGAGVVNTVFTVVSLFLVERAGRRTLHMIGLGGMAFCSVLMTVSLLLRSSYNWMSFICIVAILVFVAFFEIGPGPIPWFIVAELFSQGPRPAAMAVAGCSNWTSNFLVGLLFPLIENYIGAYVFIIFTVFLVTFLLFTFFKVPETRGRTFEEITRSFEGQAQGADRVEKGPIVEMNSMEPGKETSVDF, encoded by the exons ATGGGGACACAGAAG gtcaccGCATCTCTGATCTTTGCGATCACCATTGCTGCAATAGGCTCTTTCCAGTTTGGCTACAACACTGGAGTCATCAATGCCCCTGAGACG ATCATAAAGGACTTTATCAATCACACTGTGGGGAAGACAGTAGGCGATCCCCCCGAGGTGTTACTAACGACCCTCTGGTCCTTGTCTGTGGCTATCTTCTCCGTTGGTGGTATGATTGGATCCTTTTCCGTTGGACTCTTTGTCAACCGCTTTGGCAG GCGCAATTCAATGCGTATTGTCAATCTATTGGCTATCGCTGGTGGCAGCCTTATGGGATTCTGCAAATTAGCGGAGTCAGTTGTGATGCTGATCCTGGGCCGGTTGGTTATTGGCCTCTTCTGCGGACTCAGCACAGGTTTTGTGCCCATGTACATTGGAGAGGTCTCTCCTACTGCCCTGCGGGGGGCCTTTGGCACTCTCCACCAGTTGGGCATCGTCATCGGGATTCTGGTGGCCCAG ATCTTTGGTCTGAACGTCATCTTAGGGACTTATGATCTTTGGCCTGTGCTGTTGGGCTTCACCATCCTTCCAGCTGTCCTGCAAATCGCAGCCCTTCCATTTTGCCCAGAGAGCCCTAGATTCTTGCTCATTAACAGAAAGGAAGAGGACAATGCTAAGAAGA TCCTCCAGCGATTGTGGGGCACCCAGGACGTGACTCAGGAGATCCAGGAGATGAAAGATGAGGGTGCTAGGATGGCCCAAGAGAAGCAAGTCACTGTGCTGGAGCTCTTCAGGGTCCGGAGCTACCAGCAGCCCATCCTGATCTCCATCATGCTACAGCTCTCTCAGCAGCTCTCTGGAATCAATGCC GTGTTCTATTACTCAACAGGAATCTTTAAAGATGCAGGTGTCGAAAAGCCCGTCTATGCCACCATTGGTGCTGGTGTGGTTAATACCGTCTTCACTGTAGTGTCT ctGTTTCTGGTGGAAAGGGCAGGAAGAAGGACTCTACATATGATTGGCCTTGGAGGGATGGCTTTTTGTTCCGTCCTCATGACTGTTTCCTTGTTGTTAAGG AGTTCGTATAACTGGATGAGCTTTATCTGCATTGTGGCTATCTTGGTCTTCGTGGCCTTCTTTGAAATTGGCCCAGGCCCCATTCCCTGGTTTATTGTGGCCGAACTCTTCAGCCAGGGACCTCGCCCAGCTGCAATGGCAGTGGCTGGTTGTTCCAACTGGACCTCCAACTTTTTGGTTGGACTGCTCTTCCCCTTAATTGAA aaCTACATAGGAGCCTACGTTTTTATTATCTTCACCGTTTTCCTTGTGACCTTCTTGCTGTTCACCTTCTTCAAAGTCCCAGAGACCCGTGGCAGGACTTTTGAGGAAATTACACGGAGCTTTGAAGGGCAGGCCCAGGGGGCTGATAGAGTCGAGAAAGGCCCCATTGTGGAGATGAACAGCATGGAGCCCGGAAAGGAGACCTCCGTGGATTTCTAA